GCGGAGGTTCTCCGTCAGGGCCGTGCCGACGCCCTGGGTGACGCCCGCCTCGATGCGGGTGGCCAGCTGGGCCGGGTTCAGGACGCGGCCCACGTCCTGGGCCACCGCCATTTCGACCACGCGGATCGAGCCGAGTTCGATGTCGACGTCCACCACCGCGCGGATCGCGCAGAACGCCATGCCGACGAAGGCATCGCCCTGGCCCGACTCGTCGAGGGGCTCGGTCGGATGGGGGCGGCACTGGGCCGTGGCCCAGAGTTCCTTGCCGTCCAACGCCTCCGTGACGGTGGTCGAGAGGACCCCGTCGTACGACGTGATCTTGCCGTCGGTGATCTGGAGCAGCTCCGTGGACATGCCGAACTTGTGGGCCAGAGGCTGCAGGAGCTGGGTACGCACCATCTTCGCCGCGCGTTCGACCGCGCCGCCCGAGACCCAGGTGTGGCGGCCGTGGGCCGCCGGGCCCGCCGGGGGCTGGTCCGTGTCGACCGAGGCCACGCGGACCTCTTCGATGCCCAGCGTCTCCTGGACGATCTGGCGGGCGAGGGTCGTGAAGCCCTGGCCGGTCTCCACCGCCGCGCAGATGACGGTGGCGATTCCGTCGTGGACCTTGACCGTCGCGGTGGAGACCTCGTCGGCGCCTTCGGCGCCGAGCATGTGGACCATGCCCAGGGCGTAGCCCACGCCGCGGCGGATCGCTCCCGGCTCGCCCGCGCCCTCCGGGCCACCGGGGAGCAGCCAGTCGTTCTCGGGGGTGTCCTTGGGGAGGGAAGGGAGCGGGAAGTCCCGGACCGCGCGCAGGAGTTCCGCGACGGGTGCGGGGCAGGTGACCGTCTGGCCCGTGGGGAGGATGTCGCCCGTCGCCAGCGCGTTGCGCAGGCGGAGTTCGGTGGGGTCGAGGCCCAGCTTCACGGCCAGTTTGTCCATTTGGGCCTCGTACGCCGCGCACACCTGCATCGCTCCCTCGCCGCGCACATGGCCGGAGGGAGGGTTGTTCGTACGGACCGCCCAGCCCTCGATGAAGGCGTGCGGGACCACGTACGGGCCGCAGGCGAAGGCGACCGCGGCCGCGAGCGACTCCGAGGACGCGTCGGCGTACGCTCCCGCGTCCAGCAGCAGCTGGGCCTCGACCTTGACCAGGTGGCCCTCGGCGTCCGCGTGGTGGCGGTAGCGCAGGAGTGTCGGGTGGCGGTGGGCGTGGCCGAGGAAGGACTCCTCGCGGGTCGCGGTCAGCTTGACCGGGCAGCCCGTCTTCAGGGCCAGCAGGCCCAGCGGGAGCTGGAAGCCGGGGTCCTCGCGGTCGCCCGTCGCGCCGGGGACGCCGGTGACGACGACCTTGACCCGGTCCGGCTCCAGGCCGAAGCACGCCGCCGCCAGATCGCGGTCGGTGTGGGGGTCGGTGGAGGCGACGTACAGCTCCACGCCGCCGTCCGGGCGCGGGACGGCCAGGCCGGCCTCGGCGCCGATGGGGGCCGGGTCCTGGCGGCCGATGCGGTAGAGGCCCTCGACGATGACCTCGCCCGCCACGTCCGGGTCGCCGTAGCGCAGCGGGATGTGACGGATCAGGTTGCCGTCGGGGTGGAGGGGGTCGGCGGCGAAGGCCTTCTCGGGGTCGGTGACCGGTTCGAGCACCTCGTACTCGACGGCGATCGCCGCCGCCGCGAGGCGGGCCGTGTCGGGGTGGTCGGCCGCGACCGCCGCGATCGCCTCGCCGTGGTGGCGTACGAGTTCGGAGGCGAAGACGGGACGGTCGGCGATACGCCTTCCGTACGACGAATCGCCCGGAATGTCCTCATGGGTGACCACCGCGCGTACGCCCGGCATCTCCAGGGCCGCCGATGTGTCGATCGAACCGATACGGGCGTGCGGATGCGGGGAGCGCAGGATCGCCGCCCACAGCAGGCCCTCGGCCCACAGGTCGGCGGCGTACGGGAACGTGCCCTCGGTCTTGGCGCGGGTGTCGGCCGGCGGAAGGGAAGCGCCGAGTCCGTGGGCGGGGGGCTGCGGCTGGGGGCCGTCGACCGTCCGGGGTGTGGCAGTGGTGGCCGCGTCGTTGCTCACGCCATGCCTCCGTCGTGCGGGTGGTGCTGCACACTACCTGCGCCGGGGGGCGCCTGGTGCGGGATGCGGGCTTCCTCACTCGCCTCCGCCGCGGCGGAGGCGCTCGCTCCGCGCTCGGCCACCACTTCGCGTACGGCGTCGAGCACGCCCCGGTAGCCGGAGCAGCGGCAGAGGTTGCCGCACAGCGCCTGACGGGTCTCGAGCTCGGTGGGGGCGTGGTTGCCCTCGAGGAGGTCGTGGACGGTCATGGCCATGCCGGGGATGCAGAAGCCGCACTGGACCGCTCCGCAGCCCGCCAGGGCGCGCTGGACGTCGGAGGGTTCGCCGTCGGTGGCGAGGCCTTCGACCGTACGGACCTCGGAGCCCGCGGCGGTCGCGGCCGGCACCAGGCAGGAGGCGACGAGACGGCCGTCGACCTGGACGTTGCACGCGCCGCACTCGCCCTGTGAGCAGCCGTCCTTGGCGCCGGCGAGGCCGAGGCGCTCGCGCAGCACGTAGAGCAGGGATTCGCCGATCCAGGCGTCGGTGACGGGGCGGTCGGTGTCGTTGACCCGCAGGACGTAGGAGGTGGGCGGGTGTTCATTGCTGTCCGTGGAGGAGGTGGGGGCGGCGGCCTCTTCCTCGGGAACGTCGCCCGGGGCCGCCTCGCCCTCGGCCGTCTCCGGCGCGGGCTCCTCCGCGACGGCCGCGGGCTCCGGTGCCGTCGCCCAGGGCGCGGACGCGCCGCCCGGGAGCGTCGCCGGGGCGTCGGGGGACGGCGCCCATGGAGCGGGCGCCCCGCCCGGCAGCGTCGACCGCGGGGTTGTCTGCGCGGTCGCGGCGCCCCACTGGGCCGCCAGCGCCGAGGTCGTGAACTCGCCCGACTCCTCGGGCAGATCGCCGCCGGCCACCGGGATCGTCCACCGGCCGGTCAGCTCCGAGGCGGACTGGACCGGCTCGGCGGCCTGCTGCGCGACCGGCTCGGCGGCGGCGAAGTTCCACTGTCCTGTGGCATGCGGGTCGGAAGTCTCCGCGGGCTCGGGCCATCGCACCGCGCCCGGCGCCCCCTCCCCCTGCGGCACGGCCGCATGGGGCATGGCCCAGCTGCCCGTCGCCGCCGGATCCGCGGCGGCAGGCGTCAGCGGCGTGATCATCGGCGGTACGTAGCCATGGCCGGGCGCCTCGAGCGGTGCCGCGTCCAGCGCGCCCTCGGGCGGCAGCTGCAGGAAGGCCGTGGCCTCGGCGTCGTACTCACCGCCCTGGGGAATCGGCTGCCAGCCCCCGTGCTCCGGCGGGAGCTCGTGCGGGTTCTCCTCATTGCTCACGACAGCGCCCTCCCCAGTGCACGTCGGGCCAGCGCGGCGACCGTGCGCCGCAGATGCAGTACGGCGGGCGGCAGCGCGGGCGGCTCCTCGCCCTGCGCGGCCGGGGCCGGATCCGGGATGCACGCCGCGGCGACGTACTCGCCGAAGGCTGCCAGCGCCTCGGCCGCCAGCCCCCGCTCGCCGTCCCAGTCGATCAGCGAGGCGATCCAGCGCTCCGCCTCCAGCGGCCGCAGCGGCATCGGCGCTATCGCGCCCACCGCGCAGCGCACCCCGCGCCGAGCCGGGTCGAGCACGACGGCGACGGACGCGGTGGCGCGGCCGGGGCCGGTCCGGCCGGTCGCCTTCAGGAAGACCTGGGGGGCGTGCAGCAGGGGCACGCGGACGAAACCGATGAGCTCGGCGGGGGCGAGCATCTCGCGGCCGGCCAGCAGGTGGGAGACGGGGATCTCGCGGCGGGCTCCGCCGGGTCCCGCGATCACCAGGTCCGCCTCCAGGGCGGCCAGTACGGGCAGGGCGTCGCCGGTCGGGGCCGCGGTGGCGATGTTGCCGCCGAGCGTGCCCGCGTTACGGATCTGGGGCGGGCCCGCTGCGCGCGCGGAGGCGGCCAGCGCGGGGATGAGGGCCGCGAAGTCGGGCCGTCCCATCCGGGCGTGGGTGAGTCCGGCGCCGAGCAGCGCGTGACCGTCCAGGTAGCGCCAGCCGCGGATCTCGCTGATACGGCCGAGGCCGACGAGGCCCGCGGGGCGGAGTTGGCCCTTGTTGACGGCGGCCATGAGGTCCGTACCGCCGGCGACGGGCACGGCGGCGGGCATGGCGGTGAGTGCCGCCACGGCCTCGTCGAGCGAGGCCGGCAGCGTCACCGACTGCGCCGCCTGCGGTGCGTGCGTGGTCACCCAGCTGCCCCTTCCCGGTGTCCCGGCTGTCCCGCCTGTGTTGGCGGTACCGTACGTGCTCACAGCCCGGACGTGGCAACTCTGGCACATCTTCCGGGCCGACCGACGAGAGGGTCCGCGAAGGGAGCATCTGCCCCGGACGTACCCGCTCGTCACGATGGTCCGGTTTCGTACACCGTCGCCGCCACATGCGGATTGCCACTCTTCGCGGATCCTTGTACGACTTTTTCCATAAGGCCTTACACAGTCCCAGGGTCCCGGGCCGGAGGCACACGGCTTTCCACCGGCTCACACGTTTGGGGGCGCACCCTCGATCGGGCGTCCGATGCTTCCTGTCATTCCTTCGGGGGCCGGTCGCTTCTGCCAGGGCAACGGGCCGCCGGGCGGCCGGTAGCCGACGCCGAGCGCGTCAAGGCGCGCGTAGTGGGCGTTCATTCGGCGCTCGAAGTCCTCGAAGTCGCGCTCGGCCGGGGCGGGCAGGGCGGACCAGGCGACTTCGGCGAAGGCGGCGAGCCGCGGGAAGACCTGGTAGTCGACGCGGGACCGGTCCTGCATCACCTCGGTCCAGACGTTGGCCTGGGTGCCGAGGATGTGCGCGGCGGCCTCCGGCGACAGCGACGGGGGCACCGGCTCGAAGCGGTAGACGTCCTCGAGTGTGCGTACGTAGCCGATGGGCATCGGTTCGTCCGCGCCGCCGTGCTGACGGTGGTCCAAGTACACCTGCTGCTCGGGGCACATGACGACGTCGTGTCCGGCCTCGGCGGCGGCGATGCCGCCGGCGTACCCACGCCAGGAGGAGACGGCGGCACCGGGGGCGAGGCCGCCCTCAAGGATCTCGTCCCAGCCGATGAGGCGGCGGCCGCGGCCGGACAGCCAGGTGTCGAAGTGGCGGATGAACCAGGACTGGAGTTCGTCCTCGTCGGCGAGACCGAGTTCCTTGATACGGGCCTGGGCGGCCGGGGAGGCCTTCCACTGGTCCTTCGGGCACTCGTCGCCGCCGATGTGGACGAAGGCCGAGGGGAAGAGGCCGAGGAGCTCCTCGAGGACGCCCTCGTAGAAGCGGAGGGTGGTGTCAGTGGGGGCGAGTACGTTCGGGTTGATGCCCCAGTTGTCCCAGACGGAGAGGGTTGTCGTGTCGACGACATCGGTATTGCCCAGTTCCGGATACGCGGCGATGGCGGCCTGCGAGTGCCCCGGGATGTCGATCTCGGGGACGACGGTGATATGCCGCTCGGCGGCGTACGCGACGATCTCGCGGATGTCGTCCTGGGTGTAGTAACCGCCGTGCGGCCGCTCGTCCCAGAGCTCGGAGGCGCGGTGGCCGTATTTGGTGCGTGCCCGCCATGCACCGATGTCCGTGAGCCTGGGGTAGCGCTTGATCTCGATGCGCCAGCCCTGGTCGTCGGTGAGGTGGAAGTGGAAGACGTTGAGCTTGTGGGCGGCGAGGAGGTCCAGGTAGCGCAGGACGTCGCCCTTGGGCAGGAAGTGCCGCGAGACGTCGAGCATGAGGCCGCGCCAGGGGAAGCGGGGTGCGTCCTCGATGACCTGGTGGGGAATGCCGTGCGTCCTCTCGGGGCTGACCGGTGCGCTGCGGAAGGCTTCCGCGCCGAGCAGCTGACGCAGCGTCTGCGCGCCCCAGAAGACGCCCGCGCCGCTGCCGCCCCGGATCTCGACGCCCCGGCTCCGGACCACGCCCAGCCGATACGCCTCGGGCTCCAGGGTGTTGTCGATCAGCAGCGTGAGCGAGTTCTCGGCCCGCTCCTCGCCCGGCGCCAGCGGCAGGCCGAGTGCGGCGCCGAGCGTGGAGCGCAGCCAGCGCTCCGTGCTCTCGGTGCCCGGGCCCGCGTACAGCGTGGTGCCGCGGTCCGGCAGGAAGCCGCTGCGGGACGGGCCGTCGACTGCGCGCGGCGCCGGGATCAGATCCATGGAAGTCCCCGTAGAGGTCATGACGTCAGTCCTTCACCGCGCCGCCCAGTCCGGAGACCAGACGCCGCTGTACGAGTACGAAGAAGACGAGCACCGGCACGGTCATCACGGTGGATGCTGCCATGATCCCGCCCCAGTCGTTCTCGTCCGGCTTGAAGAAGACCAGCAGCGCCATCGGCAGCGTCGACTGCGAGGTGTCGCTGATGATGAAGGACTTGGCGAACAGGAAGTCGTTCCACGTCGAGATGAACGAGAAGACGCTCGTCGCCACAAGCCCCGGGAACACCAGCGGGAAGAGGATCTGCCACAGGAAGCGCGTGCGGCTCGCGCCGTCGATGTACGCCGCCTCCTCCAGCGCCTCCGGGACCGCCTTCACAAAGCCCCGCAGCATCCAGATCGCGAACGGCAACGAGAAGGCGATGTGCGGCAGGATCAGCGAGCCGAGGGTGTTCAGCTGGCCGAAGTCCCGCATCAGGAAGAACAGCGGGATCGTCAGCGCCTCGATCGGCACCATCTGCGCGACCAGGAACATGATCAGCAGGGTGGTGCGGTACGTGAAGCGGAATCGGGTCACGGCGGTCGCCGCCAGGAAGGCGATCAACGCGGAGGCGATGACGACCACGCCCGCGACGAACAGGCTGTTGAGGAAATAGCGGCCGAATTCCTGCTGTTCGAAGACGCGCCGGAAGGAGTCGAGGGACGGGGAAAGCGTCCAGGGGTGCGCCTCGGTGGACTGGATCTCGCCCTCCGGCTTGAAGGCGGAGAGCACCATCCAGTACAGCGGGAAGGCCACGACGACCGCGATGACGAGCGCGGATGCCTCGGCGGCGAGCCGCCAGGGGCGGTGGATGCGGTGGATCCGGGGCAGGCTCACAGCTCTTCTCCCTGGCGTCGCAGCAGTCGCAGATATACGAGGGTGACGGCGAGCAGAATCAGCAGCATCACGACGCCGATGGCCGAGCCCAGGCTGTACTGCGAGGACGCGAAGGCCTTCTGATAGGCGTACACATTGAGCACGAGATTCTGTCCGGCGATGCCTCCGCCGTTCGTCATCACATAGATCTGCGTGAAGACCTTGAAGTCCCAGATGATCGACTGAATGGTGACGACGACGAGAATCGGGCGCAGCATCGGGGCGGTGACGGAGCGCCAGATCCGCCACTGGGACGCGCCGTCGAGCGAGGCCGCCTCCAGGACTTCCGACGGGATCGCCTTGATGCCCGCGTAGACGGTCACCATGACGAACGGGAACGAGCACCAGACGACTTCGAGGAGCACGAGCGCGAAGGCGCTGTAGCGCCCGTACGTCCAGGAGAAGTCGCCGAGGCCCAGGAGGCGGTTGACCGGTCCGTAGTCGGGGTCGAAGAGGAAGACCCAGACGGTGGAGCCGGTGATGGCCGGGGTCGCCCATGCGCCGAGCGCGGCGAGCATCAGGGCGAGCCGTGGCAGCGCCCGTACGCGCGTGAGCAGGACGGCGAGCCCGCAGCCCACGGCGAGCGTGGTGACGACGCAGGCGGCGGCGAAGACCAGGGTGGCGAGCAGCACCTGCCAGAACTGGCTGTCGGCGAAGAGGGTCCGGTAGTTGCCGAGTCCCTGGAAGGTGGTCGGTTCGCCGCCGCTGACCTGGGCCTGGGTGTATTCGAGGAAGGAGATCAGGCCGAGCTGGTAGATGGGGTAGACGAGGAGCCCACCGAGCACGACGAGCGCGGGCGCGAGGTAGAGCCACGGGGTCCAGCCCCCGCGCCCCGGCCCGCGCCGGATGCCGCGAGCGGCTGCCGCGGGTGCCCCGGGCGAAGCCCCGGTCGCCTTGCGGGCGTTCGGCACCTTGGCGGGCGCAGCCGCTGCGGGCGCGGACGCCTCGGTGGAGGCAATCGGGTCCCCCGGGGACCCGCCCGCCCCGTCACCGACGCCGTGGGCGTCAGACGCGTCCCGCCCCGCGTTCGTACCGTTCGTCATCGCGCTCAGCCCGCGGCAGCGAACGCCGCGTCCATCTTCCTGGCCGCGTCATCCGACGCCGCCGCCACGTCCTTCTTGCCGCTGACGATCTCCTGGAACATCGTCGGCAGCACCAGCGACGCGTCGATCTGGCCCCAGCCCGGCGAGGCCGGCACGAACTTCGCGCCCGCGCCCAGCGTCCGTACGAACGGATCGACGAACGGCTCCTTCTTCGCGACCTCCGACCGCACATCCGTGTACGTCGGCAGGAAGCCCATCGCGTCGAACAGCTTGCGCTGGGTCTCCTTTCCCGCGAACTGCTTCATCAGGTCCACCGCCAGCGTGCGGTGCGAACTGCTCTTCAGTACGCCGATGTTGTTGCCGCCCGCGAAGGCCGGCGCGATCGAGCCCGCCTCCCTGCCCGGCAGCGGCACGACCGAGTACTTGCCCTTCACGGCGCCCGCCTCCACCGCCTGGTGGCTGAAGTCGCCGCCGATCGCCATCGCCGCCTTGCCCGAGGCGAAAGCGGTGACCGTCGCGTTGCCGCCCATCGAGGCGCACTTGGCGGCCGGGCAGTTGTCGTTGCCGAACAGCGAGGTGTACGCCGTGATGCCCTTCTGCGCGGCCGGGCTGTTGATGGCCGCCTTGTACGAGCCGCCGCGCTCCTCCGCGAGTTCGCCGCCCTGCGCCCAGATGAACGGCATCGCGCCGTAGGTGTACGCGCCGCCCACCGCGAGCCCGTACAGACCGGGCTTCGCCTTGTGGATCTTCTTCGCGGTGGCGATCAGCTCGTCCTGGGTCTTGGGGGCCGCGATCCCCAGCTCCTTGAAGACATCCGTGCGGTAGTACAGCGCGCGTACGCCGACGAAGAGCGGAGCGCCGTAGATCTTGCCGCCGACCGTGACCGACTGCCTGGCCGTCGGGTCGGTGTCCTTCGCCTCGTCCCAGGCGGTGAACTCCGCGCCGACGTCGGCGAGTCCCCCGTCCTTGACGTATCCGGCGGTGTCGGTGTTGCCGTACTCGATCAGATCCGGTGCGCTCTTGGGGTCGTTGAACGCGGCCTTGATCTTCTGGGCGCGGGTCTCGACCGGTATGTACTCGATTTCGACCTTCGCGTCCTTGTGCCCCTTGCGGAACGCGGCGACGGCCGCGTCGACGACCTGCTCCTTGGGCTTGTTGTTGACCTCCTGGAACAGCCAGACGCGCAGGGTGCCGCTCTTGTCGTCCGTCCTGGCGCTGTTGTCGGAGGTCTGGGGGGCGCAGGCGGTGGCGGTGAGGCCCGCCAGCACAAGTGCCCCGGCCGGGGCGGCAATTCGGGCGATGAACTTCATGCGTGGTTCCCCTACGAATAGGCGTTGCAGCATGCGCAACGGACGTTTCGTTCTGCACAACACGCAGGAGGCTAGAGCCGCGCAAACAACCGGACAAGAGGTCTCAACCAATCCGTGACCGGCAGCCGCACCCCGTGCAACGGGAGCGGAGACGCAGACGGCCCCCGGGGTGCGCACACGCGCACCCCGGGGGCCGTCCCCAGCGGTCAGAACCAGAGAGTTACTTCTTGTCCTTGCCGCCCTTGTCCTTGTCGCCACCAGGGCCCATGGACTCGTAGATCTCCTTGCACATCGGGCAGACCGGGTACTTCTTGGGGTCGCGCCCCGGCACCCAGACCTTCCCGCACAGTGCCACCACAGGAGTGCCGTCGAGGGCACTCGCCATGATCTTGTCCTTCTGGACGTAATGGGCGAAGCGCTCGTGGTCGCCGTCGCCGTGCGACACCTGCGGCATCGGCTCTACGAGGGTCCCCGTGCCTGTCCCGCGCTCGGGCTCAAGAGTGCTCATAACTGCCAGGGTACTGAAAAGCCGCGCCTCTCAGTTCAGCGACGGGTCGTCGGGGTACGTCGCGAACATCGCCAGTTCGCTTCGCTGCCGCCGCAGCACCGCACGCCACAGGCTCTCCGGCCGCGGCGACGACACGTCCCCGGGCTCCGACTCGACGACGTACCAGGCGCCGTCGTTCAGTTCGTCCTCCAGCTGCCCCGGACCCCACCCGGCGTACCCGGCGAAGATCCGCAAGGACCCGAGCGCCGCACTCAGCAGCTCCGGCGGCGTCTCCAGATCGACCAGGCCGATCGCGCCGTACACCCGCCGCCAGCCCAGCGGCCCCTCGTCGCCGGGTATCACGGCGACGCCGAGCGCGGAGTCGAGGGAGACCGGGCCGCCATGGAAGACCACGCCCGGCTCGCCCGCGAGGGCCGCCCAGGACTCCAGGATGTCGCCGACGACCACCGGCGTCGGCCGGTTGATGACCACGCCGAGCGAACCCTCGTCGTCGTGGTCGAGCAGCAGAACCACCGCCCGGTCGAAGTTCGGGTCCGCCAGGGCGGGTGAGGCGACGAGCAGCCGCCCTGTGAGCGAGGACACCTCGGTCATGCGAGACATGATCTCGCATCTTCGCCCTCCGCGGGGAGCGCGCGGCAGAGTGTGAGCGAGCGCAGCTCAGGATGCGCCACAGGCGCCCGGCGCCGGAAATCCGGACCGTAACACTCCGCAAGATTTCGCGACTGAGCGTGCTGTGCCGAATCCATTACGTCCTAGAACCGTCCTTGGCCTTACGGGACAGGGGTGTACGCCCCTTACCCTTTTCACTGGCCCCCCGTCCGACCACTCCGGAACGCGAGATTCATGACCGGCACAGACGATGTACTGCTTGTCCACGGCGGAACCCCGCTGGAGGGCGAGATCCGCGTCCGCGGCGCGAAGAACCTCGTGCCCAAGGCCATGGTGGCCGCCCTGCTCGGCAGCGGGCCGAGCCGGCTGCGCAACGTGCCCGACATCCGTGATGTGCGCGTCGTGCGCGGACTGTTGCAGCTGCACGGAGTGACGGTCCGCCCCGGCGACGAGCCGGGTGAGCTGATACTGGACCCCTCGCACGTCGAGAGCGCGAACGTCGCGGACATCGACGCGCACGCGGGCTCCTCGCGCATCCCGATCCTCTTCTGCGGCCCTCTGCTGCACCGGCTCGGCCACGCCTTCATTCCGGGTCTCGGCGGCTGCGACATAGGCGGCCGGCCGATCGACTTCCACTTCGAGGTGCTGCGCCAGTTCGGCGCGACGATCGAGAAGCGGGAGGACGGCCAGTATCTGGAGGCCCCGCAGCGGCTGCGCGGCTGCAAGATCAGGCTGCCGTACCCGTCGGTCGGCTCGACGGAGCAGGTGCTGCTGACGGCCGTACTGGCCGAGGGCGTCACCGAGCTCTCGAACGCCGCGGTGGAGCCGGAGATCGAGGACCTCATCTGCGTACTGCAGAAGATGGGCGCGATCATCTCCATGGACACCGACCGGACCATCCGGATCACCGGTGTCGACAAGCTCGGCGGCTACACCCACCGGGCGCTCCCGGACCGCCTGGAGGCGGCCTCCTGGGCGTCGGCGGCGCTGGCGACCGAGGGCAACATCTATGTGCGCGGCGCCCAGCAGCGCTCGATGATGACGTTCCTCAACACGTACCGGAAGGTCGGCGGCGCCTTCGAGATCGACGACGAGGGCATCCGCTTCTGGCACCCGGGCGGCTCGCTCAACGCGATCGCCCTGGAGACGGACGTGCACCCCGGCTTCCAGACCGACTGGCAGCAGCCCCTGGTGGTGGCCCTGACCCAGGCGGCGGGCCTGTCCATCGTCCACGAGACGGTGTACGAGTCACGGCTGGGATTCACCTCCGCGCTCAACCAGATGGGTGCGCACATTCAGCTCTACCGCGAGTGCCTGGGCGGCTCGGACTGCCGCTTCGGCCAGCGCAACTTCCTGCACTCGGCGGTCGTGTCGGGCCCGACGAAGCTCCAGGGCGCGGACCTGGTCATTCCGGACCTGCGCGGCGGCTTCTCGTACCTGATCGCGGCGCTGGCGGCGCAGGGGACGTCGCGGGTGCACGGCATCGACCTGATCAACCGGGGCTACGAGAACTTCATGGACAAGCTCGAGAAGCTCGGCGCGAAGGTGGAACTGCCGGGCCGCACGCTGGTCTGACAACCGGGGAAATCAAGCCCGTCCGGCGTTTGAGGACACGGCCGAAGGCCGTACGGGGGTCTGGGGCGCCGGCCCCCGGCTCGGGCCCAGAAGGGCCCTGTACGGGCCGTACGGCACAGGAAAGGGCGGCCACCCTGCTGGGTGGCCGCCCTTTCCTGTGCCTCGGGGCCTTACTTGCCCTTGGCGGCTTCCTTGAGCTTGGAGCCCGCGGAGACCTTCACGCTGTA
The Streptomyces lunaelactis genome window above contains:
- a CDS encoding DUF3039 domain-containing protein produces the protein MSTLEPERGTGTGTLVEPMPQVSHGDGDHERFAHYVQKDKIMASALDGTPVVALCGKVWVPGRDPKKYPVCPMCKEIYESMGPGGDKDKGGKDKK
- a CDS encoding YqgE/AlgH family protein — translated: MTEVSSLTGRLLVASPALADPNFDRAVVLLLDHDDEGSLGVVINRPTPVVVGDILESWAALAGEPGVVFHGGPVSLDSALGVAVIPGDEGPLGWRRVYGAIGLVDLETPPELLSAALGSLRIFAGYAGWGPGQLEDELNDGAWYVVESEPGDVSSPRPESLWRAVLRRQRSELAMFATYPDDPSLN
- the murA gene encoding UDP-N-acetylglucosamine 1-carboxyvinyltransferase, which encodes MTGTDDVLLVHGGTPLEGEIRVRGAKNLVPKAMVAALLGSGPSRLRNVPDIRDVRVVRGLLQLHGVTVRPGDEPGELILDPSHVESANVADIDAHAGSSRIPILFCGPLLHRLGHAFIPGLGGCDIGGRPIDFHFEVLRQFGATIEKREDGQYLEAPQRLRGCKIRLPYPSVGSTEQVLLTAVLAEGVTELSNAAVEPEIEDLICVLQKMGAIISMDTDRTIRITGVDKLGGYTHRALPDRLEAASWASAALATEGNIYVRGAQQRSMMTFLNTYRKVGGAFEIDDEGIRFWHPGGSLNAIALETDVHPGFQTDWQQPLVVALTQAAGLSIVHETVYESRLGFTSALNQMGAHIQLYRECLGGSDCRFGQRNFLHSAVVSGPTKLQGADLVIPDLRGGFSYLIAALAAQGTSRVHGIDLINRGYENFMDKLEKLGAKVELPGRTLV